One Faecalicatena sp. Marseille-Q4148 DNA window includes the following coding sequences:
- a CDS encoding 1-acyl-sn-glycerol-3-phosphate acyltransferase, whose translation MIRFIFVFIFLVSFLILSIPVMLVEWLIGKFRPNARDYSSLRIVQWGFKCILKITGVKITVIGEERVPDEPVLFIGNHRSFFDILLTYSRCKRLTGYVAKKEMEKIPLLSTWMRLLYCLFLDRENIKEGLKTILQGIDYVKKGISICIFPEGTRNKGEELSLLPFKDGSLKIAEKTGCAIVPISMNNTAEIFENHLPRIKKTHVVIEYGEPIYPGSLDKETRKHLGRYCQNIIDETIHKNAALL comes from the coding sequence ATGATTCGCTTTATCTTCGTCTTTATTTTTTTAGTCAGCTTTTTAATCTTGTCTATTCCTGTTATGCTTGTGGAATGGCTCATAGGTAAATTCCGTCCAAATGCACGGGACTACTCCAGTCTGCGTATTGTACAGTGGGGTTTTAAATGTATTCTTAAAATCACCGGGGTAAAGATTACTGTCATCGGAGAAGAACGTGTTCCGGATGAACCGGTGCTTTTTATCGGTAACCATAGAAGCTTTTTCGATATTCTTCTCACATATTCCCGCTGTAAGCGGCTGACAGGCTATGTAGCCAAAAAAGAAATGGAGAAAATCCCGCTTCTTTCCACATGGATGCGTCTGCTCTACTGCCTCTTCCTTGACCGCGAGAATATTAAAGAAGGATTAAAGACAATTCTGCAGGGCATCGACTATGTAAAAAAGGGAATTTCTATCTGTATTTTCCCGGAAGGAACGCGGAATAAAGGAGAAGAACTCTCACTCCTTCCGTTCAAAGACGGCTCATTAAAAATTGCCGAAAAAACAGGCTGTGCCATTGTACCGATTTCTATGAATAACACAGCTGAGATCTTCGAGAATCATCTCCCGCGGATCAAAAAAACACATGTGGTTATCGAATATGGCGAACCGATCTATCCGGGTTCCCTTGATAAAGAGACTCGTAAACATCTGGGACGTTACTGCCAGAATATCATCGACGAAACCATACACAAAAATGCAGCATTGCTGTAG
- the malQ gene encoding 4-alpha-glucanotransferase has product MNFETAQTTYGPSDRLSGILLHPTSLPSPYGIGDLGDGAYEFIDFLNKAGQHLWQVLPLNPTGFGDSPYQSFSAFAGQPLLISPDDLQKLDLISAEDLKDLPDTDSETVDYGTVIPWKNELLQKAYEKFCHTADKMLLEEYDSFCLENEFWLSDYTLYMACKAANDGRSWLDWKAPYRNPSPAEKTELMLSLKHEIHYYKFVQFIFFRQWYALKAYANDKDIKIIGDIPIFVSLDSADVWSHQELFLLDEEGYPTVVAGVPPDYFSATGQLWGNPLYDWKVHKKTGYAWWIARIRNQLDLVDYLRIDHFRGFEAFWAVPANAESAALGTWKRGPKEDLFLAIQKALGDHLPIIAEDLGIITPEVEKLRDTFGFPGMKVLQFAFESEEESAYLPHQFTTTNCVCYTGTHDNDTSMGWYTNASPKAQDKVRRYMNTDGNSVHFDFIRTCLGSIAAYAIFPMQDVLGVNSDGRMNVPGKAAGNWSWRFCREALSDSLAEYLKSLSHLYGRY; this is encoded by the coding sequence ATGAATTTTGAAACTGCCCAGACGACATATGGTCCGTCAGACCGTCTGTCCGGGATTTTACTGCACCCTACTTCTCTTCCATCTCCATACGGTATCGGAGATCTCGGAGACGGTGCTTATGAATTTATTGATTTTCTAAATAAAGCAGGTCAGCATCTCTGGCAGGTGCTTCCACTTAACCCGACCGGATTCGGAGATTCTCCTTATCAGAGTTTCTCTGCATTTGCCGGTCAACCGCTTCTGATCAGTCCTGACGATCTTCAAAAACTGGATCTCATCAGCGCAGAAGACTTAAAAGACTTGCCGGACACAGATTCTGAAACTGTTGATTATGGGACTGTGATTCCGTGGAAGAATGAACTTCTCCAGAAAGCCTACGAAAAATTCTGTCACACAGCTGACAAGATGCTTCTGGAAGAGTACGACTCTTTCTGCCTTGAAAATGAATTCTGGCTTTCTGACTACACGCTCTATATGGCATGTAAAGCTGCCAATGACGGGCGTTCCTGGCTGGACTGGAAGGCTCCGTACCGGAATCCTTCTCCGGCAGAAAAGACAGAATTAATGCTGTCTCTGAAACATGAGATTCATTATTACAAATTTGTTCAGTTCATATTCTTCCGTCAATGGTATGCCTTAAAAGCATATGCCAATGACAAAGATATCAAGATTATCGGTGATATCCCTATCTTCGTCTCTTTGGACAGCGCAGATGTATGGAGTCATCAGGAACTCTTTCTTCTTGATGAAGAAGGCTATCCAACTGTCGTTGCAGGTGTTCCGCCGGATTATTTTTCTGCAACCGGACAGCTTTGGGGCAATCCCCTCTATGACTGGAAAGTCCACAAGAAAACCGGATACGCCTGGTGGATTGCGCGGATTCGTAACCAGCTCGATCTTGTTGATTATTTGCGGATTGATCATTTTCGTGGATTTGAAGCCTTCTGGGCAGTTCCTGCCAACGCCGAATCTGCTGCTCTTGGAACATGGAAACGCGGTCCAAAGGAAGATCTTTTTCTTGCGATCCAGAAAGCTCTTGGAGATCATCTGCCAATCATCGCAGAAGATCTTGGGATCATCACACCGGAAGTCGAAAAACTTCGGGATACGTTTGGCTTTCCGGGAATGAAAGTTTTGCAGTTTGCCTTTGAATCAGAAGAAGAAAGCGCATATCTTCCTCACCAATTCACAACAACGAACTGTGTTTGTTACACCGGCACCCACGATAACGATACTTCTATGGGCTGGTATACGAATGCTTCTCCGAAAGCTCAGGATAAAGTGCGCCGCTATATGAATACGGACGGCAATTCTGTTCATTTTGACTTCATCCGCACCTGTCTCGGAAGCATTGCGGCCTATGCTATCTTCCCAATGCAGGATGTACTCGGCGTCAACTCAGACGGACGCATGAACGTACCCGGTAAAGCAGCCGGAAACTGGAGTTGGCGCTTTTGCCGCGAAGCATTGAGTGATTCCCTCGCGGAATATTTAAAATCTCTCTCCCATTTATATGGAAGATATTAG
- a CDS encoding protease complex subunit PrcB family protein, producing the protein MKRAILGVLLTGFLVLLSGCHFQKLHEASGKDLDYVILEEHEIPETFLKELETAKKEPFQMTYEDQGMIYAAKGYGEQEMSGYSIIADEVYESKDAVWIHTNLLGPKKGEKTEERKTYPYIVIKMEQTDKYIVFK; encoded by the coding sequence ATGAAACGGGCAATACTGGGCGTGCTGCTGACAGGCTTTTTGGTTTTGTTATCAGGATGTCATTTCCAGAAGCTCCATGAGGCAAGCGGAAAAGATCTGGATTATGTCATTCTTGAAGAACATGAGATTCCGGAAACATTTCTAAAAGAACTGGAAACTGCGAAGAAAGAGCCTTTTCAAATGACATATGAAGATCAGGGAATGATTTATGCAGCAAAGGGCTACGGGGAGCAGGAAATGAGCGGTTACAGTATTATTGCAGATGAGGTTTATGAAAGCAAAGATGCGGTTTGGATCCATACAAATCTGCTTGGTCCAAAGAAAGGAGAAAAGACAGAGGAAAGAAAAACATATCCATATATTGTCATAAAAATGGAACAGACCGATAAATATATTGTATTCAAGTAG
- a CDS encoding DUF3794 domain-containing protein — translation MELVKKMIHFNDAGKKVTAQFFLDEDYNVPDAKNDVGRIVLSEGKLRVEELRHMENYLKISGRLIFSILYVTEEGEKRLASLEGKLPFEEMIYIEEQEEGRYQLTDMKVEFSASIVHSRKLSIKAVVDLAAAPEGLRDEEAAIDVDSEESICKKFRKENLLELRASKKDTYRMKEEIRLPGTKENVGTILWSDVTERKLETKLEEGALALQGELLVFVFYESAEGKLDWLEQTVPYEGRIEVSKAESGMYHHVMKNLGDVNIDLRMDEDGEPRILGIEGTIDLKIAVYEEEEVTFLEDVYSLQQELKPSFRKCCYESMVMQNHSKCKLTEQLSLPELQNDILQICHSKGVLQPENYRVESDGIRVEGVIHICFLYVKASDEVPFDVWQGMIPFSHLIESNETVPDMKYDITHGIEQLFVNLLGGNQVEVKAVLSFQSFLKRAFEMDTMESIEVSEIDKKELEKRPGIVGYTVKKGDTLWALAKRYSTTAEGIREVNHLQTEEVKEGEKILIFKESTSIL, via the coding sequence ATGGAATTAGTAAAAAAGATGATTCATTTTAATGATGCGGGAAAGAAGGTCACAGCTCAGTTTTTTCTTGATGAAGATTATAATGTGCCGGATGCAAAAAATGATGTAGGGCGGATTGTTCTGAGTGAAGGAAAGCTTCGGGTAGAAGAGCTGCGGCACATGGAAAACTATCTGAAGATCTCCGGCAGGCTTATATTTTCCATTTTGTATGTGACGGAAGAGGGAGAGAAAAGGCTGGCTTCACTGGAAGGGAAACTTCCGTTTGAGGAAATGATCTACATAGAAGAACAGGAAGAAGGGCGCTATCAGCTGACGGATATGAAAGTGGAATTTTCAGCATCCATTGTACATTCCAGAAAGCTTAGTATCAAAGCAGTCGTGGATCTGGCAGCAGCGCCGGAGGGACTTCGGGATGAAGAAGCAGCTATTGATGTGGATAGTGAGGAGAGCATCTGCAAGAAGTTCCGGAAAGAAAATCTTTTGGAACTGCGGGCAAGTAAAAAAGATACTTATCGGATGAAAGAAGAAATACGTCTTCCGGGAACAAAGGAAAATGTCGGAACAATCCTCTGGTCAGACGTAACGGAAAGAAAACTGGAAACAAAGCTTGAGGAGGGAGCGTTGGCGCTTCAGGGAGAGCTTCTTGTCTTTGTTTTCTATGAGTCGGCAGAAGGAAAACTGGACTGGCTGGAACAGACGGTTCCTTATGAGGGGCGCATTGAAGTAAGTAAAGCGGAAAGTGGAATGTATCATCATGTTATGAAAAATCTCGGGGATGTAAATATAGATCTTCGCATGGATGAAGACGGGGAGCCGAGAATTTTGGGAATTGAAGGGACGATTGATTTAAAAATCGCAGTATATGAGGAAGAGGAAGTAACTTTTCTGGAAGACGTATATTCTCTGCAGCAGGAGCTGAAGCCTTCTTTTCGAAAATGCTGCTATGAGAGTATGGTTATGCAGAATCACTCTAAGTGTAAGCTGACAGAGCAGTTATCGCTGCCGGAACTGCAAAATGATATTTTACAGATCTGTCACAGTAAAGGTGTACTGCAGCCGGAGAATTACCGTGTGGAATCCGATGGTATTCGCGTAGAAGGTGTGATTCATATTTGTTTTCTGTATGTGAAAGCCAGTGATGAGGTACCGTTTGACGTATGGCAGGGGATGATCCCATTTTCTCATCTGATTGAGAGCAATGAGACTGTACCGGACATGAAATACGATATTACGCACGGGATTGAACAGCTTTTTGTGAATCTGCTTGGCGGAAATCAGGTGGAAGTAAAGGCGGTACTTTCTTTTCAGAGTTTTTTGAAAAGAGCATTTGAGATGGACACAATGGAATCCATAGAAGTCAGTGAAATTGATAAAAAAGAGTTGGAAAAACGTCCGGGGATCGTAGGTTATACAGTAAAAAAAGGCGATACATTATGGGCGCTTGCGAAACGCTACAGTACAACAGCAGAGGGAATCCGGGAAGTGAATCATCTGCAGACAGAAGAAGTAAAAGAAGGAGAGAAAATATTGATTTTTAAAGAAAGTACGAGTATACTTTAA
- a CDS encoding 4-(cytidine 5'-diphospho)-2-C-methyl-D-erythritol kinase, with amino-acid sequence MDKLKLRALAKINLALDVLGRRENGYHDVRMIMQSIYLYDNVLLEKTKEPGIRISTNLYFLPVDENNIAYKAAKLLMDEFGLPGGISISLQKYIPVAAGLAGGSSNAAAVLFGMNRMYGLGLSIEELMERGVKLGADVPYCIMRGTVLAEGIGEELTRLPALPKCYVLIAKPPISVSTKMVYEKLDAKEIVEHPDVDGMMEALKEGDLQRIASKMGNVLEQVTVEAYPVIDQVKKMMKEAGALNAMMSGSGPTVFGLFDDRKKASKAMRMIREHTVTKQVYLTNIHGARRNI; translated from the coding sequence ATGGATAAGCTGAAGTTAAGAGCATTGGCGAAAATTAACCTTGCGCTTGATGTACTTGGACGACGGGAAAATGGATATCATGACGTGAGAATGATTATGCAGAGTATTTACCTGTATGATAATGTGCTTTTGGAAAAGACAAAAGAGCCGGGAATCCGGATTTCAACAAATCTGTATTTCCTTCCGGTTGATGAAAATAATATTGCATATAAGGCAGCAAAGCTTCTAATGGATGAGTTCGGGCTTCCGGGTGGAATCAGTATTTCACTTCAGAAATATATTCCGGTGGCAGCAGGATTGGCCGGAGGAAGCTCTAATGCTGCCGCAGTGTTGTTTGGAATGAACCGGATGTATGGCCTGGGATTAAGTATAGAAGAACTGATGGAGCGCGGTGTAAAACTGGGAGCAGATGTTCCGTATTGCATTATGAGAGGAACTGTTCTCGCAGAAGGAATTGGAGAAGAATTGACAAGACTTCCTGCGCTTCCGAAATGTTATGTACTCATTGCAAAACCGCCGATCAGTGTATCGACGAAGATGGTGTATGAGAAGTTGGATGCAAAGGAGATTGTGGAGCATCCGGATGTGGATGGAATGATGGAAGCGCTGAAAGAGGGAGACTTACAGCGAATTGCATCTAAGATGGGAAATGTACTGGAACAGGTAACGGTAGAAGCATATCCGGTTATTGATCAGGTAAAGAAGATGATGAAAGAAGCAGGGGCGCTGAATGCAATGATGAGTGGAAGCGGTCCAACGGTGTTCGGGCTGTTTGATGACCGGAAAAAGGCGTCAAAAGCAATGCGGATGATTCGGGAGCATACGGTGACAAAACAGGTATACCTGACAAATATACATGGAGCAAGGAGGAACATATAA
- a CDS encoding GntR family transcriptional regulator, with product MDAKFNVTMNEYLPLRDVVFNTLRQAILRGELKPGERLMEIQLANKLGVSRTPIREAIRKLELEGLVLMIPRKGAEVAEITEKNLRDVLEVRKALEELAVQLACDKITEEGIAELKKCAREFKESLDHDDITQIAEADVRFHDVIYFATDNQRLIQLLNNLREQMYRYRVEYLKRKECHEGLLNEHEELIHMIEAHNKEKATEITNRHIDNQVQAVADLIRKE from the coding sequence ATGGATGCCAAATTTAATGTGACGATGAACGAATATCTTCCGCTCAGAGATGTGGTGTTTAACACACTGCGCCAGGCAATTCTGAGAGGAGAACTTAAGCCGGGGGAACGTCTGATGGAGATTCAGCTGGCGAATAAATTAGGAGTGAGCCGTACACCGATTCGCGAGGCAATTCGTAAACTGGAACTGGAAGGGCTTGTGCTGATGATTCCGCGAAAGGGAGCAGAGGTTGCGGAAATTACAGAAAAGAATTTAAGAGACGTTCTGGAAGTGAGGAAAGCTCTGGAGGAACTGGCAGTGCAGCTGGCCTGTGATAAGATTACAGAAGAAGGAATTGCTGAATTGAAAAAGTGCGCCAGGGAATTTAAGGAGAGTCTCGATCATGATGATATTACACAGATAGCTGAGGCGGATGTGAGATTTCACGATGTGATTTATTTTGCAACAGATAATCAACGTCTGATCCAGCTTCTAAATAATCTGCGGGAGCAGATGTATCGCTATCGGGTAGAATACCTGAAACGAAAGGAATGTCACGAAGGACTGTTGAATGAACATGAAGAACTGATTCATATGATTGAAGCTCATAATAAAGAAAAGGCAACAGAAATCACAAACCGCCATATTGATAATCAGGTACAGGCTGTTGCAGATTTAATCCGAAAAGAATAA
- the spoIIR gene encoding stage II sporulation protein R — protein MRKQDRICFIVSVIMAVFLTAGIIEKRECRAAEKIAGLQEELAQEVFRFHVRANSDREEDQTLKLKVKDAVITYMKKALPDSDSAKETKDWAIKHQEELIREARRVIRAEGYDYSVQVQIGPCKFPDKTYGDITFPAGMYEALEILIGNASGRNWWCVLYPNLCFVDAMNAVVPKEGKIQLQNVLTEEEYEMVSAYTDFKIKWFFFGK, from the coding sequence ATGAGAAAACAAGATAGAATCTGTTTTATCGTGTCAGTTATTATGGCAGTATTTTTGACAGCAGGAATCATTGAGAAAAGAGAGTGCAGGGCAGCGGAGAAAATAGCCGGACTGCAGGAGGAACTGGCACAGGAAGTATTTCGCTTTCATGTGCGTGCCAACAGTGACAGGGAAGAAGATCAAACATTGAAACTGAAAGTAAAGGACGCAGTGATTACATACATGAAAAAGGCGCTTCCGGATTCGGACAGTGCAAAGGAAACAAAGGATTGGGCCATAAAGCATCAGGAAGAACTGATTCGGGAAGCAAGGCGGGTAATCCGGGCAGAAGGCTATGATTATTCGGTTCAAGTTCAAATCGGTCCGTGCAAATTCCCGGATAAAACGTATGGAGATATTACATTTCCGGCTGGAATGTACGAAGCGCTGGAAATTCTGATTGGCAATGCTTCCGGAAGAAACTGGTGGTGTGTACTCTATCCAAATCTTTGTTTTGTGGACGCTATGAATGCAGTTGTGCCAAAAGAGGGGAAAATACAGCTGCAGAATGTATTGACGGAAGAGGAATATGAGATGGTAAGCGCCTATACAGATTTTAAGATAAAATGGTTCTTTTTTGGAAAATAA
- a CDS encoding acyl-[acyl-carrier-protein] thioesterase — MYTIDGRIRLSETDHKGKATLPAIVNYFQDCSAFQSEDIGLGVEYLETHKKAWVLNAWQIVVEEYPHLGTKIRTGTWASGFEGLYGTRNFLMCDESGKKLAYANSIWVFMDLSKGRPARPAEEDIAPYGVEAPLEMEYAPRKIPLPEEYGSCRKEITVAGSDIDTNEHMNNCIYIRIALDVLPQDTAFHQVRVEYRRSAVLGDVIVPWVMEEEDRILIRLCDSEKKLFAIVEFQK, encoded by the coding sequence ATGTATACAATAGATGGAAGAATCCGTCTGAGCGAGACGGATCACAAAGGAAAAGCAACGCTGCCTGCAATTGTGAATTATTTTCAGGACTGCAGTGCATTTCAGTCGGAAGATATCGGATTGGGTGTGGAATATCTGGAGACACATAAGAAAGCCTGGGTGCTGAATGCATGGCAGATTGTTGTGGAAGAGTACCCGCATTTAGGAACGAAGATCCGGACAGGGACATGGGCCAGTGGATTTGAAGGGCTATATGGAACGAGAAATTTTTTAATGTGTGATGAGAGCGGGAAAAAATTAGCGTATGCCAATTCCATATGGGTTTTTATGGATCTCAGTAAAGGAAGACCGGCACGTCCGGCGGAAGAAGACATTGCGCCTTACGGGGTAGAAGCGCCTCTGGAAATGGAGTATGCTCCCCGGAAGATTCCGCTTCCGGAGGAGTATGGAAGCTGTCGGAAAGAAATCACGGTTGCAGGAAGTGATATTGATACAAATGAACATATGAACAACTGTATTTATATCCGAATCGCATTGGACGTACTTCCACAGGATACGGCATTTCATCAAGTGAGAGTAGAATACAGGCGTTCTGCTGTGCTTGGAGATGTGATTGTTCCATGGGTTATGGAAGAAGAGGATAGAATTCTGATCAGACTTTGCGATAGCGAGAAAAAGTTGTTTGCAATTGTGGAGTTTCAGAAATAA
- a CDS encoding S1 RNA-binding domain-containing protein: MELTLGKKQVLTIVKQVEFGVYLGTEKEKVLLPKKQVPEGAEPGDPVEVFLYKDSQDRLIATTNEPLLTLGELAVLEVAETGKYGAFLKWGLEKDLFLPFKEQTSRVKKGDKCLVTLYVDKSQRLCATMRVYELLRKDSEYKKDDMVTGIVYETSQQFGAFVAVDNQFSALIPRRELFREIPVGTIVHARVTSVKEDGKLDLSLREKAFVQMDADAEMIYEKMKSQNGMLPFTDKADPEIIKREFGMSKAAFKRAVGRLLKAGKIEIGEQKITTK; the protein is encoded by the coding sequence ATGGAATTAACATTAGGGAAAAAACAAGTATTGACAATTGTAAAACAGGTGGAATTTGGTGTCTATCTCGGGACAGAGAAAGAAAAAGTGCTTTTGCCGAAAAAACAGGTGCCGGAAGGAGCAGAACCGGGAGATCCGGTGGAAGTCTTTCTCTATAAAGATTCTCAGGATCGCCTGATTGCGACAACCAATGAACCATTGCTTACACTGGGAGAGTTGGCGGTTTTAGAGGTAGCAGAAACCGGTAAATACGGGGCATTTTTGAAATGGGGACTGGAAAAAGATCTTTTTCTTCCATTCAAGGAGCAGACAAGCCGTGTTAAAAAAGGCGATAAATGTCTTGTGACACTGTATGTGGACAAAAGCCAGAGATTATGTGCAACGATGCGGGTATATGAATTGCTCCGAAAAGATTCCGAATATAAGAAAGATGATATGGTAACAGGAATCGTGTATGAGACAAGCCAGCAGTTCGGTGCATTTGTTGCAGTAGATAATCAATTTTCAGCCCTGATTCCGCGACGGGAATTATTCCGTGAAATACCGGTTGGAACAATCGTCCATGCTCGTGTTACGTCAGTCAAAGAAGACGGCAAACTGGATCTGAGTCTGCGCGAAAAGGCATTTGTTCAGATGGATGCGGATGCGGAGATGATTTATGAAAAAATGAAATCGCAAAACGGTATGCTCCCATTTACAGATAAGGCAGATCCGGAGATCATCAAGAGAGAGTTTGGAATGAGCAAAGCAGCTTTTAAGAGAGCGGTGGGACGTCTTCTGAAAGCAGGAAAAATAGAAATCGGAGAACAGAAGATTACGACGAAATAA